A single Camelus bactrianus isolate YW-2024 breed Bactrian camel chromosome 1, ASM4877302v1, whole genome shotgun sequence DNA region contains:
- the ECE2 gene encoding endothelin-converting enzyme 2 isoform X1, protein MSVALQELGGGGNMVEYKRATLRDEDAPETPVEGGASPDAVEVGFRKRTGHLLGSHTQLELVLAGVSLLLAALLVGCFVALGVQYHRDPSHSTCLTEACIRVAGKILESLDRGVRPCEDFYQFSCGGWIRRNPLPDGRSRWNTFNSLWDQNQAILKHLLENTTFNSSSEAERKTQRFYLSCLQVERIEELGAQPLRDLIDKIGGWNITGPWDRDNFMEVLKAVAGTYRATPFFTVYISADSKSSNSNVIQVDQSGLFLPSRDYYLNRTANEKVLTAYLDYMEELGMLLGGQPASTREQMRQVLELEIQLANITVPQDQRRDEEKIYHKMSIMELQALAPSMDWLEFLSFLLSPLELGDSEPVVVYGTDYLQQVSELINRTEPSVLNNYLIWNLVQKTTSSLDRRFESAQEKLLEILYGTKKSCTPRWQTCISNTDDALGFALGSLFVKATFDRQSKEIAEGMISEIRTAFEEALGHLVWMDEKTRQAAKEKADAIYDMIGFPDFILDPKELDDVYDGYEVSEDSFFQNMLNLYNFSAKVMADQLRKPPSRDQWSMTPQTVNAYYLPTKNEIVFPAGILQAPFYARNHPKALNFGGIGVVMGHELTHAFDDQGREYDKEGNLRPWWQNESLAAFRNHTACMEEQYSQYQVNGEKLNGRQTLGENIADNGGLKAAYNAYKAWLRKHGEEQQLPAVGLTNHQLFFVGFAQVLPSWEARDLPFSCLLLGMSLEVWGMQKRDWEMELKLECGRWSGKASWSEPLNGARGGRRLQEAFADVRGQGALPEGGGGRRIDPYDAPVRWLWRRKLGDRVARPELPRNKVSGRLSRVSSRYFALQQASSAGWASSPQTHPSWATQYPGYL, encoded by the exons ATGAGCGTTGCGCTGCAGGAGCTGGGTGGAGGCGGCAAC ATGGTGGAGTACAAACGCGCCACGCTGCGGGATGAAGACGCGCCCGAGACCCCCGTAGAGGGCGGGGCCTCCCCGGACGCCGTGGAG GTGGGATTCCGGAAGAGGACAGGTCACCTCTTGGGCTCGCACACTCAGCTGGAGCTGGTCTTGGCTGGTGTCTCTCTACTGCTGGCTGCACTGCTTGTGGGCTGCTTCGTGGCCTTGGGGGTCCAGTACCACAGAG ACCCATCCCATAGCACTTGCCTCACAGAGGCCTGCATTCGAGTGGCTGGAAAAATCCTGGAGTCCCTGGACCGTGGGGTGAGACCCTGTGAGGACTTTTACCAGTTTTCCTGCGGAGGCTGGATTCGAAGAAATCCTCTGCCTGATGGGCGTTCTCGCTGGAACACCTTCAACAGCCTCTGGGACCAGAACCAGGCCATACTGAAGCACCTGCTTG AAAACACCACCTTCAACTCCAGCAGCGAAGCTGAGCGGAAGACGCAGCGCTTCTACCTCTCCTGCCTACAGGTGGAGCGCATCGAGGAGCTGGGAGCCCAGCCTCTTCGAGACCTCATTGACAAG ATCGGTGGTTGGAATATTACGGGGCCCTGGGACCGGGACAACTTCATGGAAGTGCTGAAGGCAGTAGCAGGGACCTACAGGGCCACTCCCTTCTTCACTGTCTACATCAGTGCCGACTCTAAGAGTTCCAACAGCAACGTTATCCAG GTGGACCAGTCTGGGCTCTTTCTACCCTCTCGAGATTACTACCTAAACAGGACCGCCAATGAGAAA GTGCTCACCGCCTACTTGGACTACATGGAGGAGCTGGGTATGCTGCTGGGCGGACAGCCAGCCTCTACGCGGGAGCAGATGCGGCAGGTGCTGGAGCTGGAGATACAACTGGCCAACATCACAGTGCCCCAGGACCAGCGGCGGGATGAGGAGAAGATCTACCACAAGATGAGCATCATGGAGCTGCAG GCCCTGGCGCCCTCCATGGACTGGCTGGAGTTCCTGTCTTTCTTGCTGTCACCGCTGGAGCTGGGTGATTCTGAGCCCGTGGTGGTGTATGGGACAGATTATTTGCAGCAGGTGTCAGAGCTCATCAATCGCACAGAGCCAAG TGTCCTGAACAATTACCTGATCTGGAACCTGGTGCAGAAGACAACTTCAAGCCTGGACCGCCGCTTTGAGTCTGCACAAGAGAAGCTGCTAGAGATCCTCTATGGCACCAAGAAG TCCTGCACGCCGAGGTGGCAGACCTGCATCTCCAACACGGATGACGCCCTCGGCTTCGCTCTGGGCTCCCTCTTTGTGAAGGCCACATTCGACCGGCAGAGCAAGGAAATT GCAGAGGGGATGATCAGCGAGATCCGGACTGCCTTTGAGGAGGCCCTGGGACACCTGGTTTGGATGGATGAGAAGACCCGCCAGGCAGCCAAGGAGAAA GCAGATGCCATCTATGACATGATTGGTTTCCCGGACTTCATCCTGGATCCCAAAGAGCTGGATGATGTTTATGATGGG TATGAAGTCTCTGAAGATTCCTTCTTCCAGAACATGTTAAATTTGTACAACTTCTCTGCTAAGGTGATGGCTGACCAGCTCCGCAAGCCCCCTAGCCGGGACCA GTGGAGCATGACCCCCCAGACAGTGAATGCCTACTACCTTCCAACCAAGAATGAAATCGTCTTCCCTGCTGGCATCCTGCAGGCTCCCTTCTATGCCCGCAACCACCCCAA GGCCCTGAACTTTGGTGGCATCGGTGTGGTGATGGGCCATGAGTTGACACATGCCTTTGATGACCAAG GGCGAGAGTATGACAAGGAAGGGAACCTGCGGCCATGGTGGCAGAATGAATCACTGGCAGCCTTCCGGAATCACACGGCCTGCATGGAGGAGCAGTACAGCCAGTACCAGGTCAACGGGGAGAAGCTCAACGGCCGCCAGACCCTGGGGGAGAACATTGCTGACAACGGGGGGCTTAAGGCTGCCTACAAC GCTTACAAAGCATGGCTGAGAAAGCATGGGGAGGAGCAGCAGCTGCCAGCAGTGGGTCTCACCAACCACCAGCTCTTCTTTGTGGGATTTGCCCAGGTATTGCCCTCCTGGGAGGCCAGGGATCTGCCCTTCTCCTGCTTGCTCCTGGGCATGTCATTAGAAGTCTGGGGCATGCAGAAAAGGGACTGGGAAATGGAACTGAAGTTGGAGTGTGGAAGGTGGTCTGGGAAGGCCTCGTGGTCAGAGCCTCTCAATGGGGCCCGAGGAGGGAGAAGGCTTCAGGAGGCTTTTGCAGATGTCAGAGGGCAGGGTGCCCTGCctgaggggggaggagggagaaggattGATCCTTATGATGCTCCTGTGAGGTGGCTGTGGAGGAGGAAGCTCGGGGACAGAGTGGCTCGTCCAGAGCTACCCAGGAATAAAGTAAGTGGCAGACTCAGCAGGGTCTCCTCCAGGTACTTCGCACTACAGCAGGCATCCTCTGCAGGCTGGGCTTCTTCCCCTCAGACACATCCATCCTGGGCAACCCAGTATCCAGGGTACCTTTGA
- the ECE2 gene encoding endothelin-converting enzyme 2 isoform X2: MSVALQELGGGGNMVEYKRATLRDEDAPETPVEGGASPDAVEVGFRKRTGHLLGSHTQLELVLAGVSLLLAALLVGCFVALGVQYHRDPSHSTCLTEACIRVAGKILESLDRGVRPCEDFYQFSCGGWIRRNPLPDGRSRWNTFNSLWDQNQAILKHLLENTTFNSSSEAERKTQRFYLSCLQVERIEELGAQPLRDLIDKIGGWNITGPWDRDNFMEVLKAVAGTYRATPFFTVYISADSKSSNSNVIQVLTAYLDYMEELGMLLGGQPASTREQMRQVLELEIQLANITVPQDQRRDEEKIYHKMSIMELQALAPSMDWLEFLSFLLSPLELGDSEPVVVYGTDYLQQVSELINRTEPSVLNNYLIWNLVQKTTSSLDRRFESAQEKLLEILYGTKKSCTPRWQTCISNTDDALGFALGSLFVKATFDRQSKEIAEGMISEIRTAFEEALGHLVWMDEKTRQAAKEKADAIYDMIGFPDFILDPKELDDVYDGYEVSEDSFFQNMLNLYNFSAKVMADQLRKPPSRDQWSMTPQTVNAYYLPTKNEIVFPAGILQAPFYARNHPKALNFGGIGVVMGHELTHAFDDQGREYDKEGNLRPWWQNESLAAFRNHTACMEEQYSQYQVNGEKLNGRQTLGENIADNGGLKAAYNAYKAWLRKHGEEQQLPAVGLTNHQLFFVGFAQVLPSWEARDLPFSCLLLGMSLEVWGMQKRDWEMELKLECGRWSGKASWSEPLNGARGGRRLQEAFADVRGQGALPEGGGGRRIDPYDAPVRWLWRRKLGDRVARPELPRNKVSGRLSRVSSRYFALQQASSAGWASSPQTHPSWATQYPGYL; the protein is encoded by the exons ATGAGCGTTGCGCTGCAGGAGCTGGGTGGAGGCGGCAAC ATGGTGGAGTACAAACGCGCCACGCTGCGGGATGAAGACGCGCCCGAGACCCCCGTAGAGGGCGGGGCCTCCCCGGACGCCGTGGAG GTGGGATTCCGGAAGAGGACAGGTCACCTCTTGGGCTCGCACACTCAGCTGGAGCTGGTCTTGGCTGGTGTCTCTCTACTGCTGGCTGCACTGCTTGTGGGCTGCTTCGTGGCCTTGGGGGTCCAGTACCACAGAG ACCCATCCCATAGCACTTGCCTCACAGAGGCCTGCATTCGAGTGGCTGGAAAAATCCTGGAGTCCCTGGACCGTGGGGTGAGACCCTGTGAGGACTTTTACCAGTTTTCCTGCGGAGGCTGGATTCGAAGAAATCCTCTGCCTGATGGGCGTTCTCGCTGGAACACCTTCAACAGCCTCTGGGACCAGAACCAGGCCATACTGAAGCACCTGCTTG AAAACACCACCTTCAACTCCAGCAGCGAAGCTGAGCGGAAGACGCAGCGCTTCTACCTCTCCTGCCTACAGGTGGAGCGCATCGAGGAGCTGGGAGCCCAGCCTCTTCGAGACCTCATTGACAAG ATCGGTGGTTGGAATATTACGGGGCCCTGGGACCGGGACAACTTCATGGAAGTGCTGAAGGCAGTAGCAGGGACCTACAGGGCCACTCCCTTCTTCACTGTCTACATCAGTGCCGACTCTAAGAGTTCCAACAGCAACGTTATCCAG GTGCTCACCGCCTACTTGGACTACATGGAGGAGCTGGGTATGCTGCTGGGCGGACAGCCAGCCTCTACGCGGGAGCAGATGCGGCAGGTGCTGGAGCTGGAGATACAACTGGCCAACATCACAGTGCCCCAGGACCAGCGGCGGGATGAGGAGAAGATCTACCACAAGATGAGCATCATGGAGCTGCAG GCCCTGGCGCCCTCCATGGACTGGCTGGAGTTCCTGTCTTTCTTGCTGTCACCGCTGGAGCTGGGTGATTCTGAGCCCGTGGTGGTGTATGGGACAGATTATTTGCAGCAGGTGTCAGAGCTCATCAATCGCACAGAGCCAAG TGTCCTGAACAATTACCTGATCTGGAACCTGGTGCAGAAGACAACTTCAAGCCTGGACCGCCGCTTTGAGTCTGCACAAGAGAAGCTGCTAGAGATCCTCTATGGCACCAAGAAG TCCTGCACGCCGAGGTGGCAGACCTGCATCTCCAACACGGATGACGCCCTCGGCTTCGCTCTGGGCTCCCTCTTTGTGAAGGCCACATTCGACCGGCAGAGCAAGGAAATT GCAGAGGGGATGATCAGCGAGATCCGGACTGCCTTTGAGGAGGCCCTGGGACACCTGGTTTGGATGGATGAGAAGACCCGCCAGGCAGCCAAGGAGAAA GCAGATGCCATCTATGACATGATTGGTTTCCCGGACTTCATCCTGGATCCCAAAGAGCTGGATGATGTTTATGATGGG TATGAAGTCTCTGAAGATTCCTTCTTCCAGAACATGTTAAATTTGTACAACTTCTCTGCTAAGGTGATGGCTGACCAGCTCCGCAAGCCCCCTAGCCGGGACCA GTGGAGCATGACCCCCCAGACAGTGAATGCCTACTACCTTCCAACCAAGAATGAAATCGTCTTCCCTGCTGGCATCCTGCAGGCTCCCTTCTATGCCCGCAACCACCCCAA GGCCCTGAACTTTGGTGGCATCGGTGTGGTGATGGGCCATGAGTTGACACATGCCTTTGATGACCAAG GGCGAGAGTATGACAAGGAAGGGAACCTGCGGCCATGGTGGCAGAATGAATCACTGGCAGCCTTCCGGAATCACACGGCCTGCATGGAGGAGCAGTACAGCCAGTACCAGGTCAACGGGGAGAAGCTCAACGGCCGCCAGACCCTGGGGGAGAACATTGCTGACAACGGGGGGCTTAAGGCTGCCTACAAC GCTTACAAAGCATGGCTGAGAAAGCATGGGGAGGAGCAGCAGCTGCCAGCAGTGGGTCTCACCAACCACCAGCTCTTCTTTGTGGGATTTGCCCAGGTATTGCCCTCCTGGGAGGCCAGGGATCTGCCCTTCTCCTGCTTGCTCCTGGGCATGTCATTAGAAGTCTGGGGCATGCAGAAAAGGGACTGGGAAATGGAACTGAAGTTGGAGTGTGGAAGGTGGTCTGGGAAGGCCTCGTGGTCAGAGCCTCTCAATGGGGCCCGAGGAGGGAGAAGGCTTCAGGAGGCTTTTGCAGATGTCAGAGGGCAGGGTGCCCTGCctgaggggggaggagggagaaggattGATCCTTATGATGCTCCTGTGAGGTGGCTGTGGAGGAGGAAGCTCGGGGACAGAGTGGCTCGTCCAGAGCTACCCAGGAATAAAGTAAGTGGCAGACTCAGCAGGGTCTCCTCCAGGTACTTCGCACTACAGCAGGCATCCTCTGCAGGCTGGGCTTCTTCCCCTCAGACACATCCATCCTGGGCAACCCAGTATCCAGGGTACCTTTGA